The Corvus moneduloides isolate bCorMon1 chromosome 25, bCorMon1.pri, whole genome shotgun sequence genome includes a window with the following:
- the THY1 gene encoding thy-1 membrane glycoprotein yields MNPTVGIAVILTVLQAAHCQMIKDLSACLLGQNLRVDCRYENKTDNPLTYEFSITKDNRKHVIHSTISVSENIYRNRANVTMHKNLVCLHLQSFTTSDEGIYMCELKATNDYTGNQIRNITVIKDKLEKCAGFSLLIQNTSWLLLLLLSLPLLQAVDFVSL; encoded by the exons ATGAACCCTACCGTGGGCATCGCTGTCATCCTGACAG tgctccaggCCGCCCACTGCCAGATGATCAAGGACCTGAGTGCCTGCCTGCTGGGCCAGAACCTGCGCGTGGACTGTCGCTATGAGAACAAAACCGACAACCCCCTGACCTACGAGTTCAGCATCACCAAGGACAACAGGAAGCACGTCATCCACAGCACCATCAGCGTCTCTGAGAACATCTACCGGAACCGAGCCAACGTCACCATGCACAAGAACCTGGTGTGCCTCCACCTGCAGAGCTTCACCACCAGCGATGAGGGCATCTACATGTGCGAGCTGAAGGCCACCAACGACTACACCGGCAACCAGATCAGGAACATCACTGTTATCAAAG ACAAACTGGAGAAATGCGCCGGCTTCAGCCTCTTGATCCAGAACACCTcatggctcctgctgctgctcctttccctgcctctcctgcaaGCCGTGGACTTCGTGTCCCTGTGA